A region of Thiofilum sp. DNA encodes the following proteins:
- a CDS encoding PhoX family phosphatase: MSKHPTSDHQMIDPDDIGHNNSNNPSFEQVLAARLNRRQMLKGSFAVMASTLLGASLTGCDDDDSSPSPTPTPTPTPTPTPTPTPTPSLTLSFNAVAKSVADALVVPAGYTATVLLAVGDPINTLVPRYKNDGTDTHFANRSGDHHDGMHYFGMNSFGTGADHSNANRGLLCINHEVAEDLGFMHANGPTDYGSNNTNARPIGEIDKEVDAHGVSIVEVVKSGGTFVVNRYSDFNRRITGASVMDLSGPAAYDDLMVTAFSTSGSQTRGTINNCGNGYTPWGTYLTCEENWAGYFYRRNDTTRTAKETTSLNRYGVSGSSSGRYNWSRPGAADATDLYQRWNANASGTSAFTDFRNAPNTFGWIVEIDPFDRDSTPRKRTALGRFAHEGCWPAKAVAGKPLVFYMGDDSRNEYIYKFVSTALWDAADANGGLFVGDKYMDSGKLYVAKFNTDGTGSWELLSMTNPTVANYATYAFADEADVVVNARIAADAVGATKMDRPEWAAVNPVNGEIYMTLTNNSQRGGSSRPLDAANPRYYADTKGSSTNRGNVNGHIIRWKETNSDHAATTFSWDIYLFGAESGAGTNVNVSNLTADNDFSSPDGLWFSYATAGLLWVQTDDGAYTDMTNCMMLAAIPGTVGDGASVTIANTAVPSNGNADQTVITRRGATVSSTTLRRFLVGPKDCEITGIAETPDGKALFVNIQHPGEGSTSVTDPAQFTSHWPHGGNARPRSATVVITRNDGGKIAV, from the coding sequence ATGAGTAAGCACCCTACCTCTGATCATCAGATGATTGATCCTGATGATATTGGTCACAATAACTCTAATAATCCTAGTTTTGAGCAAGTATTAGCTGCGCGTCTCAACCGCCGTCAGATGCTCAAAGGTAGTTTTGCTGTAATGGCTAGTACCTTATTAGGTGCGAGTTTAACAGGTTGTGACGACGATGATAGTTCGCCTAGCCCAACACCCACGCCAACACCTACCCCGACTCCAACACCTACCCCAACACCCACTCCCTCATTAACACTCAGCTTTAATGCAGTAGCCAAAAGCGTGGCTGATGCTTTAGTCGTACCTGCTGGCTATACTGCAACCGTGTTACTGGCTGTTGGCGATCCTATTAACACTTTAGTGCCGCGCTATAAAAATGATGGAACAGATACCCACTTTGCTAATCGCTCTGGTGACCATCATGATGGTATGCACTACTTTGGTATGAATAGTTTTGGTACTGGCGCTGATCATAGCAATGCTAACCGTGGCTTATTATGTATTAATCATGAAGTAGCGGAGGATTTGGGCTTTATGCACGCCAATGGTCCTACTGATTATGGTTCTAACAATACTAACGCCCGCCCTATTGGTGAAATCGATAAAGAAGTGGATGCACATGGGGTAAGCATTGTAGAAGTCGTGAAAAGCGGTGGTACTTTTGTGGTTAATCGTTATTCTGACTTTAATCGCCGTATTACTGGTGCTTCAGTAATGGATCTTTCCGGCCCTGCGGCTTATGACGATTTAATGGTTACAGCCTTTTCCACCAGTGGCTCACAAACACGCGGCACTATTAATAATTGTGGTAATGGTTATACCCCTTGGGGCACTTATTTAACCTGTGAAGAAAACTGGGCAGGTTACTTCTATCGTCGTAACGATACTACACGTACTGCTAAAGAAACTACCTCCTTAAACCGCTACGGCGTTAGTGGCTCTAGCTCAGGTCGTTATAATTGGTCACGTCCAGGTGCAGCAGATGCTACCGACTTGTATCAGCGTTGGAATGCTAATGCTAGTGGTACAAGTGCTTTCACTGACTTCCGCAATGCGCCCAATACCTTTGGTTGGATTGTAGAAATTGATCCCTTTGATAGGGACTCTACTCCTCGTAAACGTACTGCTCTAGGTCGCTTTGCGCATGAAGGCTGTTGGCCAGCCAAAGCGGTAGCAGGTAAACCTTTAGTCTTTTATATGGGTGATGACTCACGCAATGAGTATATTTATAAATTTGTCTCGACGGCGTTATGGGATGCTGCTGATGCCAATGGCGGTCTATTCGTAGGCGACAAATATATGGATAGCGGTAAATTATACGTAGCTAAATTTAACACTGATGGTACAGGTTCATGGGAATTACTCAGTATGACTAATCCCACAGTAGCTAACTATGCTACTTATGCCTTCGCAGATGAAGCCGATGTCGTGGTTAATGCGCGTATTGCAGCGGATGCAGTGGGTGCAACCAAAATGGATCGTCCCGAATGGGCGGCGGTTAACCCTGTTAATGGCGAAATCTATATGACCCTCACCAATAATAGCCAACGCGGTGGTTCTTCACGTCCCTTAGATGCTGCTAATCCGCGCTATTATGCTGATACTAAAGGTAGCTCAACCAATAGAGGTAATGTGAATGGACACATTATCCGTTGGAAAGAAACCAATAGTGATCATGCGGCTACCACCTTTAGTTGGGATATTTACCTATTTGGTGCTGAATCGGGTGCAGGTACTAATGTCAATGTATCCAACCTCACAGCAGATAATGATTTCTCTAGCCCTGACGGTTTATGGTTTAGTTACGCGACGGCGGGATTGTTATGGGTGCAAACCGATGACGGCGCTTATACCGATATGACTAACTGCATGATGTTAGCCGCCATACCGGGCACAGTAGGCGATGGAGCATCCGTTACTATTGCTAATACCGCTGTACCTAGTAATGGTAATGCGGATCAAACTGTAATCACTCGTAGAGGCGCGACGGTGAGTAGCACCACATTACGGCGCTTCTTAGTAGGACCTAAAGACTGTGAAATCACCGGTATCGCTGAAACACCCGATGGCAAAGCATTATTCGTGAATATTCAACATCCGGGAGAAGGTAGTACTTCGGTTACTGATCCTGCCCAATTCACTAGCCACTGGCCTCATGGTGGTAATGCACGCCCGCGTTCTGCCACAGTAGTTATCACTCGTAATGATGGCGGTAAAATTGCTGTTTAA